GAGGTTGTATCTAAACTCGTTCAAAACAAGTGTAGGCACTGTGCGTACCGCTGCCACCGCCGGACAATTGGTCTTGATCACACTGCCAAGTGAGTCCCGCAAGTACTACGAAGACAGAATCGCAACCCTGTTCGGTGATCACACGCTGGCTCAGGGCGGCAAGATCAATCGGAAGGCCGAAAAGCAAATCACTGCCTACCTTGATGGTAAACTGGCCGAATTCGATCTGCCCCTGGAAATCATCGGCACCAGCTTC
This DNA window, taken from Candidatus Zixiibacteriota bacterium, encodes the following:
- a CDS encoding methylated-DNA--[protein]-cysteine S-methyltransferase, with amino-acid sequence MKRLYLNSFKTSVGTVRTAATAGQLVLITLPSESRKYYEDRIATLFGDHTLAQGGKINRKAEKQITAYLDGKLAEFDLPLEIIGTSFQKKALKQVSRIPYGKTCTYGEIAHAIGSPGAARAVGSANAKNNLPLVIPCHRVVASNGLGGYGGGLPLKKKLLKLEGSM